Below is a genomic region from Tripterygium wilfordii isolate XIE 37 chromosome 12, ASM1340144v1, whole genome shotgun sequence.
TGCATAGAAATTAGGCCATTGAAGAAATTTATCACCTCAAGTTAGCAGCAACaaagtttgatttgattatgCCTAACAAAGTGGGCATTTGATCATTTAACATCACATGACATTGTAATCAATTCTCATTACCTTCAACATACGAAAGTACAGGATAGGAAATAAACAGGTTGACAGCAAGTTATTTGAGAAGGTTTGTTCATATCCAACGTTAACTTCGAGTAGTAGAAAAGATTTTGAATCGAGCTGACACGACTCACAAAAGGAATCAGCACTGTCACGACTCACTAAATGTTCAATTGAGCAAAATGAAGGAAGGATCCATGCTGCAGACATTAAGTAGTTTGTGTATGAAGCATTTGAATTGAGTTCAGAGTTAAGGGTACTTACTTATAGTACATGATCTGATGATCTAGGAAGTGAAAAAAACACCAAAGCTATGTTTTGGGACATGCTTGTTTGCGTGAGCAAGTGTGTAATGCGATTATTCTCATCCAAAATGTGTGCACACTGCACAATTTTACTCTATcgaaagtgaaaaaaagaagaacttCTATAGGAATGCCACACCAAAGCAGCTGCACAATGCGGGAACAAATTATAAAGCTAACCATGTTATGCTCACACAATGGATCCTGGATAGAATGTgataaaaccaatcaaaatgcAATTTTAAGTAACCAAACCGAAGGAGAAAGCTAACCAGGCAATGAAGAATATCTTGCTCTTTTGACAATTTTCAGAGGTCACAAAATCGAAGTCATAAACAGCGTATCGGCAATCATTCTCGGGTAAAGCAGCAGCAAAATCCTCATAGCTTTCAGCAGGGCCGCCAGTCTTCTCAACCACaacctctctcttcttctcatcAATCTTAAAGATCACGTAGCGATAGACCTTCTTCCTCTGCAGTTCTGTAAATGCATTTTTGCTGTGATCAGCAACACCCATGCCCGATGAAGCATTGGGCTGGAACCAGAAAACATCCCATCAAAAAGTTGGttcaatgaaaaattaaaacTGAAGTAATTGATGACAATCACAATCTGGTTCACAACACAAATGCCAAACATATTATTCCTTCTTCCTATAAGGAAATCaaagtaaaattaaaaaaatcattaagaAAGCCCTGCATAGTAGCCCAGGCTAGAAATTATATGTACCAATAATTCTGAGATAGTAAAGCTGCGTTCTTTCTTCTAACtgttcaaagaaagaaaaaaggaaagtaaAACCCTAATGTCCTCATATTCTTTTCCGTAGTATTAATTCATCAGAAACCCAAACGGACATGGACGAAACCATCTGATCAAGCTATCCATCGAAATCCATCACAGAACAGTGAAATATCGAATCATCAAATTGAGATTATTGTCAGAATTTCATTTTAATATGCCAACTAGCTGCTAAGCAAAACACATCCATCCATTGGCGAACAAGTTTCTTCctttcacaaaaat
It encodes:
- the LOC120010147 gene encoding actin-depolymerizing factor produces the protein MSFRGFGRPNASSGMGVADHSKNAFTELQRKKVYRYVIFKIDEKKREVVVEKTGGPAESYEDFAAALPENDCRYAVYDFDFVTSENCQKSKIFFIAWSPTSSRIRAKMLYATSKDRFRRELDGIHYEIQATDPTEMDLDVIKDRAN